Below is a window of Allomuricauda ruestringensis DSM 13258 DNA.
GTAAATTCTATGCTGCGGTACATCCCATTGCTTCGGAAGATGATGTAAAACTGATTGTCGAGGAACTTCGAAAAAAACACCATACGGCCAACCATGTTTGCTATGCTTGGCAATTGGGAACCGAAAAAAAAACATACCGGGCCAATGATGATGGGGAGCCCAACAATTCGGCGGGAATGCCCATTTACGGGCAAATACAATCTTTTGGTGTGACCAATGTGCTGGTTACCGTCACCCGAATTTTTGGCGGTACCAAACTTGGGGTCGGCGGTTTGATTCAGGCATACAAAACTGCTGCACAGATGGCCTTGGAAAGTGCCAAGATCGTCACAAAGACCATTAAAGCTCAATTAAGGTTACAATTTGAATATCCGATTATGGATCTTGTAATGCGAACCATCAAACAGAAAGATTTGGACATTGTTTCCCAAAAAATGGAGTTGGATTGTGAGCTTGTTATTTCGGTTCGGTTAAGTGAATCAGAAGAAATATTTCAACTTTTCGACGAAATGCATGGTGTAGATGTGATCATGATGGATTGATTGGGTCAAGACCGCTTTGCTGTTGGACAAAAGACCGCTGCGCTGTTAGA
It encodes the following:
- a CDS encoding IMPACT family protein, with product MDKKEDVYKTVNKPSPEILYKDRKSKFYAAVHPIASEDDVKLIVEELRKKHHTANHVCYAWQLGTEKKTYRANDDGEPNNSAGMPIYGQIQSFGVTNVLVTVTRIFGGTKLGVGGLIQAYKTAAQMALESAKIVTKTIKAQLRLQFEYPIMDLVMRTIKQKDLDIVSQKMELDCELVISVRLSESEEIFQLFDEMHGVDVIMMD